Part of the Geobacter pickeringii genome, GAAATATTTCGCTTGCAACAACCCCTGCGGTCTGATATACGTAAGTGCTTCAGACACCATAGGAGGGAGTAGAACCATGTCTAGAAAATGTGAAATCTGCGGCAAAGGTCCCAGTTTCGGTAACAACGTCAGCCACGCCAACAACAAGACCCGGACCGTGTGGTATCCGAACCTTCAGAAGGTCAAGGCCATTCGCAACGGCAGCGTCCAGACCATCAAGGTGTGTACCCGCTGCATCCGTTCCGGCCACGTAACCAAAGCTCTCTAAGCCTCCCCTGAGGTTCGGGAGTTCGTCCCTCCGAATCTCTCCGACCGGAAAGCAAAGCCGCGACACCCGGTGCCCGCGGCTTTTTTCTTTCCGCCCTCCCCTTCTCAGACGACCGCAACGACCTCTATTTCCACCTCGGCCCCGCGGGGAAGCCCTTTCACCTCCACCGTCGAGCGTGCCGGAGGATCGGCGGCAAAGCGGCTGCCGTAGACCTCGTTAACGACTCCAAAATTGGCAAGATCGGTCAGGAAGATCGTGGTTTTCACAATGGCATCGAAGCCAAGACCCGCCTCGTCAAGAACCGCTCCGATGTTTGCCATTACTTGACCGGTCTGAACCCGGATATCCCCCGTCACCAGCTCGCCGGTTTCAGGTACCAGCGGAATCTGTCCGGACAGATACAGGAATCCACCGGCCCTCACCGCCTGGGAATAGGGACCGATGGCCTTCGGGGCCTTGTCGGTCGCAATGATCTTCTTCATCACCTCACTCCTTTCGCCTCACCGCCATCGCGGGGCGCTAACTCTTCATCCGCTCGACATTGATGACCCCCTTCACCTTCATGATATTGTTCATCACTCGGTTGAGGTGGTCTTTGTCCGTCACATCGACCTCGAAGATGTTGACTCCTCGCTTGTCGACGGTGCTCTGTATGGAGGCACTGGAGATGTTGGCCTCGCAGTTGGTGATTGCCAGCGTAATGTTCGCCAGGATTCCTTTCTGGTCGTGGCAGGCCACCCGGATCTTCACCGGCAGGGCCGCCTTGCGCTCCCGGTTCCACGTCACCGCGATCCGTCGCTCGGGATCGCTCTCCAGGGCGACGGGGCAATCGGCGGTGTGTATGGTGACTCCACGCCCCCGGGTTATGAATCCGACGACATCATCCCCCGGCACGGGATTACAGCATTTTCCGAACCGGACCAGCACATCCTCGACACCGCCAATCTGGATGGCGCTCGTCGATTTCCCGGTCAGCTTGCCGAGGACCTTGCCGAGCCGCGTCTCCTTCTGCTCCTGCCGCTCCGCGAGCCGTTCCTCCGGGATCAGCTTGCTGAGCACCTGGCCGTAGGAGAGTTTTCCGTATCCGACGGCGGCCAGAATGTCGTCATCGGTGATCAGACCGAACTCTCCGGCCACCCGTTTCAACTCTCCCGTCTTCTGCAATTTTGCCAGATTGAGGGAATAGCGCCGGAATTCCTTCTCCAGTATCTCGCGGCCAAGGGTGATGCTCCGGATCCGCTCCTCGGTCTTGATCCAGGCGCGAATCTTGTTCCGCGCCCGCGAACTCCGAACGATCTTGAGCCAGTCTTTGCTCGGCGTGTGGTGAGGAGAGGTGATTACCTCCACGATATCGCCGTTTTTCAGCTCGTACTTGAGCGGCACGAGCTTGCCGTTCACCTTGGCGCCAACGCAGCGGTGACCGATATCGGTGTGAATGGTGTAGGCAAAGTCGATGGGGGTCGATCCCTTGGGAAAGCTCTTCACGTCCCCCCGGGGGGTAAAGACGTAGACCTCCTCGGGGAAGAGCTCGACCTTGACGGTGTTCATGAACTCGTGGGAGTCCTGCAACTCCTGCTGCCACTCCAGAAGCTGACGGAGCCAGGCGAAGCGTTTGACCTCCTTCTCGTCGTACCCTTTCCCCTCCTTGTACTTCCAGTGGGCCGCGATCCCCGCCTCTGCCACCCGGTGCATCTCGGAGGTGCGGATCTGCACCTCCATCCGCTCGCCGTGGAGTCCGATGACCGTCGTGTGCAGCGACTGGTACATGTTTCCCTTCGGCATGGCGATGTAGTCCTTGAAGCGCCCCGGGATCGGCTTCCAGGTGGAATGGATGATACCGAGGACCTCGTAGCACTCACGGATATCGTTGACCGTGACGCGGATGGCAATCAGATCGTAGATCTGGTCGATGTCGACGTTGCGGTTCTGCATCTTCTTCCAGATGGAGAAGAGATGCTTGCTCCGACCGTAGACCTCCCCCTTCAGCTCGTGCTCGGCGAGCTTGGCGGCGATGATGGTACGGACCTCCTCGACGAAACTCTCCCGCTCCTTCTTCTTCTTGGTGACCTTGGAGGCAAGATCGTAATAGACCTGGGGCTCCAGGTAGCGGAAAGAAAGATCCTCCAGCTCGCTCTTGATCCAGGAGATGCCGAGACGGTTGGCAAGGGGGGCGTAAATGTCGAGGGTTTCCCGCGAGATCGAGCGCTGCTTCGGTTCGGGCTGGTACTGCAGCGTCCGCATGTTGTGGAGCCGGTCGGCAAGCTTGACGAGGATCACCCGGATGTCGTTCGCCATGGCGAGCAACATCTTGCGGAAGTTTTCCGCCTGGCTCTCCTCCTTGGTCTTGAAGTGGATCTTGCTGATCTTCGTAACGCCGTCGACCAGGTTCGCCACCTCAACCCCGAACAGCTGCTCCAGCTCCTCCCGGGTGGTGAGGGTATCCTCGATGGTATCGTGCAGAAAGCCGGTCACGACCGTCGGGGCGTCAAGCCGCAGGTCAGCCAGGACTCCCGCCACCTCCATCGGGTGGACAAGGTACGGCTCTCCCGAGAGGCGGGTCTGCCCCTGGTGCACCTTCGCGCAATAGACGTACGCCTTGCGCACCAGATCCAGATCGGCCGCCGGGTTGTACGCTGCCACCTTGTCGAGAATGTCGTTGAGCCTGATCATGGGAGAAAAGACAAAAAAAGGGCGGAAGCATTACACTTCAGCCCTTCTGCAGTAAGGTTTAGCGGGACTTGCGCGACGTGATCTCGAACTGAACCTTGCCGGCGGCAATTTCGCGGAGCGCCAGAACGACATTCTTGTTGGCCCCCCGGTTATCAATCAGGGAGGAAGACCCCTTGTAAAGCTGCTTGACCCGCTTCGACGCCAACATCACCAGCAGGAACCGGTTATCCACTTTCTCGAGGCAATCCTCAACCGTGACACGTGCCATAAACTACTCCTTTCACTCTATTGCAAACATTTCGGTCACTGCCTCCAGAACGCGGGAAGCCCGGCACCGTTCGGCAGTGACTATCGATTTGAGTTCCTCGACCGCTCGCGGGAACTGATCGTTGACTATGATGTAATCATACCAGCGGGATTCCCGAATCTCACCGGCAGCGGCACCGATACGCCGGCTGATGACCTCGTCGCTGTCCGAAGAGCGCCCGTTGAGCCTGCGGCGCAACTCCTCGTAGCTGGGGGGGAGAATGAAGATGTAAACGCCGCCCTGGTATCGCTCCTTGAGCTGGCGCGCCCCCTGGATGTCGATATCGAGAATGATATCGATACCCGACGCCCGGGATTCTTCCAGTGTCCGGATGGCAGTGCCGTAACAGTTGCCATGGACCTCGGCCCATTCGGCGAACTCATCGGCGGCAACCATCCGGCGGAATTCCTCGAGAGAGACGAAAAAATAATCTTTTCCGTGAATTTCGCCGGGTCGCGGCGTCCGCGTCGTGTAGCTGACAGAATGACGCAAGGTAGGGAATATGTCAATTATTTCCTTGCAGAGCGTGGTTTTGCCGGCACCCGATGGTGCCGAAATTATGAAGATTACGCCTTCGCGATTCATGCGTTTTCCTTGAAAACGGTGGGGGCGGGAACGGAGCCAACACTCATTCGATATTCTGGACCTGCTCGCGAATCTTCTCGAGTTCGGCCTTGAGCTCAACCACTACGGCGGCAATCCCGGCGTCGTTTGCCTTGGAACCGATGGTATTAACCTCGCGGTTCAGCTCCTGCATGAGAAAGTCGAGCTTGCGCCCGACCGGTTCGGCCAGGGCAACCGTTTCGTCGAACTGCGCCAGATGACTGCGGAAGCGCACGAGTTCCTCGGTGATGTCGCCTCGATCGGCCATGACCGCCACTTCCTGAGCGAGACGGGCCTCGTCGAGGGAATTCCCGGACAGCAGTTGACTGAGACGCTCGCGAAGGCGCACGGCATACTCCGTCACCACCGCCGGAGCGCGCTCCGCCACCCGCTCAATAAGGCCGGAAAGGCTCTGGCGCCGCGCCAGCAGATCGACCAGGAGCGTCTCCCCCTCGCGCCGCCTCATCGCCTCAAGCGCGTCGACCGCCCCGCTCACGGCGCGGCCAAGCTCCTCGCGCAACGACTCCTCGTCGACCTCTTCGTTGCTGGCAACCATGATGTCCCGCTGGGAGAGGATGAGCGGCAGCGTCACCGGCTCGGAAAAGAGGCCGAGTTCCTCGCGCATCTGCTCGAATACGTCACGATAGGCCTTGGCGAGGGGGAGATTCACCATCGGGAGGTTCGCTCCCCCCACCGTCTCCTCCCGTTGCACGAAGACATCGATCTTCCCCCGCTTGAGCCGGTCCCCCACCGTCTTGCGGACCTCGTTTTCGAAGGCAAGGAGCGTGCGCGGCACCTTGACCGTTATCTCGCCGTAGCGGTGGTTCACCGAGCGGATCTCGACGGTTGTCCGGCCGCGCTCCGTCTCGACTACGCCCTTTCCGTAACCAGTCATGCTTTTTATCATACGAACTCCGTGTCGGCGACCGGCGATTGGTGCTGGGCCGAGAGGCACCATCACCGCTCCGCGAGTCACCGCTTCTGTGTCAGTTTCTGCTCCCACCGCCACGCATCGGCAACGATGGTTTCCAGGTCATTGAAACGGGGCACCCACCCCAAAAGCGCCCGCACCCGCTCGGCCTTCGCCACGAGCATGGCGGGGTCACCGGGCCGGCGCGGCGCCTCCTCGGTGACAAAAGCGACGCCGGATACCCGACGCACGATATCAACCACCTCCCGCACGGAGGCCCCCCGACCGTAGCCGACGTTGACGACGGTCGACTCCCCTCCCCCCTCAAGGTACCGCAGGGCGGCGAGGTGGGCGGACGCGAGATCTTCCACGTGGATGTAGTCGCGGATGCCGGTGCCGTCCTGGGTCGGATAATCGGTTCCGTAGATCGAAACCTTCTCCCGCAGCCCGAGGGCCGCCTGGCAGCAGACCTTGATCAGGTGGGTCGCCTCCGGCGTGCGCTGTCCCATCCGCGCCTGGGGATCGGCCCCCGCCACGTTGAAATAGCGGAGTGCCACATACTTCAAGCCATGGGCTGCGGCAGTGTCGCGCAGCATCCATTCGCTCATCAACTTGGAGGTCCCGTAGGGGTTGATGGGGGCCGCGGGGCTCTCCTCGGCGGCGGTGCCGTTTTCGGGCATGCCATAGACTGCCGCGGTGCTCGAAAAGACGAACCGCTCCACGCCGTGCTTGACGCAGGCACCGAGGAGATTCAGCGTATTGCGCGTATTGTTCGAGTAGTACTTGAGGGGGAGCGTCACCGATTCCGGCGCCACGATGGATGCCGCAAAATGGAGCACCGTCCGGAAGCCGTGCTCGACGAACAGCGCATCGAGCCGCGCGGTGTCCGAAAGATCCCCCACCACGAGCTTCTCGCCGTGAACGAGGGCATCGGCAAAGCCGGTCGAGAGGTTGTCGTAGACCACCACCGTGAATCCGGCCTCGGAAAGCTGCCGGACCACATGACTGCCGATGTATCCCGCACCACCGGTTACGAGCACCCTGTTCTCGCTGTGCGTCGTCATTATCCCTCCTTCACCCGGTACACACCATGGTGTGCCTCGGTATCGGCCCGATGGGCAGCCAGATCGGCGGCAACGGCGTCAATCTTGCCATTCAGCTCTTCACGGGTCCCGCGAAGCTCCTTCCTGACATCCGCCAATTCTCCTCGGATCTCGCCTATCTCTTCACGGATGCCGGCAACCTCGGCGCGGAGTTCCTTCTGCCCATTCGCCAAGATGTCGGTAACGAAATTGAGATGCTCGATCTTGGCTTCGAGCGTCTCCCGGGTATCCCTGATCTCCTGCCGAAGCGACTCATGTCCTTCGAGAACAAGATCGAACTTCCCCCGGATATCTTCAAGAATTATCTCAAGATGATCCTTTTTCATCTCTTCCTCCCGGCTCACCGCTTGTAGTACTCCCGGTACCAGGCAACGAACCTGCCGATCCCCTCCTCAATAGAGGTGGCCGGCTTGAACCCCACATCCCGCATCAGGTCATCCACGTCGGCATAGGTGGCCGGCACGTCCCCCGGCTGGATAGGGAGGAGGTTTTTCTGTGCCGTCGTGCCGAGACAGCGCTCGATGGTCTCAATGAAGGTCATCAGTTCCACCGGGCTGTTGTTGCCGATGTTGTAGATGCGGTACGGCGCACAGCTCGTTCCCGGATCGGGGCTGGCGCCGCTCCACGAAGGATTCGGTGCGGGGGTGCAGTCCATGACCCGCGTCACCCCTTCGATGATATCGTCGATGTAGGTGAAGTCGCGCTGCATCCTGCCGTGGTTGTAGACATCAATGGGGCGTCCTTCGAGAATCGCCCGGGTGAAGAGGAAGAGCGCCATGTCCGGGCGCCCCCAGGGGCCGTAGACGGTGAAGAAGCGCAGCCCCGTGGTCGGCAGCCCGTAGAGGCTCGAATAGGTGTGGGCCATGAGCTCGTTGGCCTTCTTGGTGGCTGCGTAGAGCGAAACCGGATGGTCAACGTTGTGGTGGATCGAAAACGGCATCGTGGTATTGGCGCCGTAGACCGAGCTGGAGGAAGCGTACACGAGGTGCTTCACCCCGTGGTGGCGGCATCCCTCCAGGATATTGACGAACCCCACGAGGTTGCTCTCCACATAGGCATGGGGGTTGGTGAGTGAGTAGCGAACCCCCGCCTGGGCGGCGAGGTTCACGACCACGTCGAACCGCTCGGCGGTAAAGAGCCGCTCTACCGCCTCCCGGTCGGAGAGGTCTCCCTTCACGAACCGGAACCCGTCCGTTCCCTCCAGGAGCTTGAGGCGATCACGCTTGAGCCCCACGTCATAGTAGTCGTTGAGGTTATCGAGGCCGATCACCCGATCTCCCTGCTTCAGGAGCCTGGTGGCAAGATGAGAGCCGATGAAACCGGCTGCTCCGGTTACAAGTACGGTGCGCATGGCAGACCCATCCTATCAAAAAGTGGAACGGCAAAAGAAAGTGAGAAGTCTATCACATCACTCTGATGATGGAAAGGACGATGACAGGAGCCGCTCGATCCCGGCCAGCACCTGCCCGGCCGCGATGCTCCGACGGCATTCGGCGTCACGGTCGCACTCCTTGCGAAGACACGAATGGCAACTAAGGGGAGACTGCACCAGAACGTGCTGCTCTCCCCCGGGGCCGTTACGGCGCCCGTCGGTGGCACGGTAGAACGAAACCGTCGGGGTACCAACCGCCGCCGCCAGATGGATCGGACCCGTGTCCCCCCCCACAACGAGGTCCACCTTTTTGAGAATGGCGCAGAACCCCTTGAGGGAGAGCCGCGGGAGGATGCGGACGTTTCTGCCGATGCCGCGCGCGATGCTCTCCGCAGCCGTCCTCTCACCCTCATTTCCCCAGGAAAGGAGAATCGTGGCATCGGGAAACCGTTCGAGAGTGCGCCGCCCCAGCTCGATCCACCCCTCCTCGTGCCAGAGCTTGGTCGTCCAGGTGGTGCCGTTATGAAAGAGCAGAGCGAACCCGTCGGAAAGGGTCGCCAGCAGCGCCTCGGCGGCTGCGTCATCCGCGGGGGAGGTAAAGATATCGGAGGAGACGGCCATCCCCGTATAATCCTTGCCAAAGGGAACGCTCACCACCCGCAGGGAGCGGCAGCTCACATGATGGTCCTGGCGGCGGAGCGGAACCTGGTTGGTGGTGAAGAGGAGATTCAGCGACTCCCGCACCCCCTCCCGGTCAAACCCGTAGCGACGCCGGGCCCCCGAAAGCCAGGTGATGAGCCCGCTCTTGAAATTGCCCTGGAGGTCGAAGGCGATGTCGTAGGACGCCGCGCGGAATGCCTCGCGAAGCCCCCTCACCTCCCGCCGGGTCTCGGCGGAGAAGGGGTGCCGACGCCATGCCTTGGTCCTCACGACATGGACCGCATGCAGCAGCGGATGACCGTCAAGAATCTCCCGGTTCCCCTCCTCCACCACCCAGTCGATCTCGACCCCCGGCACTGCCTGGCGGAGATAGTCGAGTACCGGCAAGGCATGGACGACGTCGCCGAGGGCAGATACTTTGACGATGAGAACTTTCAGCGATGAACCACCCATACGTGGCGCTCCCCCCGTGTGGCCAGGACACCCTCTCCGCGGGTTCCGGCAGGCTCAGGAGAAAACGCCATGCAGGCCCGTGCCAGGGAAGCGTCGAAGATCCGCACCATAACAGATTCACTGACCGGCAAATTTTATTTCCGACATACGCCATAACCGGCAACAAAATATATCCAGCCTTCACCAGCCCAGCAACCGAATTTCCAATCCGCTTTTAAAAAGCAGAAACCGCGATTGTTCACGGCGCACACTCATTGTCATAAATGGGCATTGCCCATTTGTTGCATTTTCTGTATAGTTTTTTACTAGGAGGTATTCCACCATGCTCGTACAAACAGATTCCAGGAGACGTGTCACCCTTCCACCTTCCGTTGGCGTCAATCCCGGTGATGCCCTTGAGCTGGAAGTCCTTGAAGACGGCAGGATCATATTGGTCCCCGTAGAACCGATACCGCGTCATCAACTCTGGGCCTGGACAAGCGAAACCAAAGAAGTCATTACATCTTCTCTGACGGACCCACGCCCATCCATTTCGGTCAAATCCACGAAAGAGGCTGCTGCTATTGCCAAGAGGTGGGCTGGTGAAGATTGAGATTCGCCCCGCTTTCGACGAAGCGGTCACGACGTCCGAACTCCCTGTACGCAAGGCGGCGGCGAAGATGCTCACGCAGTTACAGACACTTACCCTTCAACAGCTTTGGAGTCACGCCGGCCTCAATTTCGAGAAACTCCACGGCATGATCGAACCGACCACCGGTGAGCAGCTTTACTCCCTCCGTGTCACCGGCAGCGCCCGCGCTATCACCTGCCTGATCAAAGGCCCTACCATTGTCCTTGTCAGCCTGCATGTCCAGCATGACAAAGCTTATCGAAAATAAAATTTCCCCTCCGGCATTCCCGATCTGGCACAAGAAGAATCTCTTTCAAGTCCGGACGGCACGGGGAGTCAGACCGCCTTCTTCCGCCAGCAGCCACTGATACAACGGCACAACTGTCACTTTCACCCCGTCAGCTTCAAGGAAGGCGGCCGTATCCCGCGTGACGATGAGCCCTTCCTTCAGACCACAGGCATGACAGCAGGCAACCAGCCCGCGGAGTTCTCGCTTGCGGGTCTTTTCATCTTCAAGACCGACCGTCACCTGAATCGCCTCTGTCACATTAAATCCGTCCTTGACGACAAAATCGCACTCTGCCTTGTCCTTGAAAAACCAGACGTCTTTCTCTCGCCGTCTGAGCTCAAGGAACACTGTCTGTTCCAGAAACTTGCCCATGTCTTCAGAAAAACGGTACGACAAGGCCTTCAACAGACCATTGTCAATGGCATACACCTTTTTCTCCCCCAGTTCCCGCTCTACCAGCGAAGTGGTGTGTTTGCGAAGCACAAGGGTCAGATGAATTTGCTGGCATGCCTCAAGAAAATCGTAGAGCTGATTCTTCCCGGCCTTGAAACCGGCGGACTTGAGCTCATTATAGATATTGTTTACCGAGACCTGGCTGGTTGCCGACGCAATCAATCGCTTCAGGAAAAATCTGAGCGCCGGCAGATTTCTGATCTGATAACGCTCAAGCAAATCACGATAGATCATGACATTGAAATATTCCTGCAGCACCCGATTTCGCAGCCCATCGTCATAATCGACAACCTCTGGAAACCCGCCGTGCTGAAGATAATCCGTCAGGTGATGGTTCACCAGGGCTATGGACCGTGAACTATAAAGGTCCGGCGTAATCCCCTTGAAAGAGAGGAACTCGCGAAATGAGAGTGGGAAGACCTCATACCTCACCGTTCTTCCGCGCAGGCTGGTAGCGATTTCACTGCTGAGAAAACGAGAATTGGAACCGGTGATAAAAATATTCTTCGTTACGGTGTCGTAGACACGCCGAACAAAGACATCCCATCCCTCCACATTCTGAATCTCGTCAAAAAAGAAATAGCACTCCTCGAGACGTATATCCGGATAAAGCTCACGGTACGCCTGCAGAAGCAGATCCAGTTCATCGGCCTGAAGATCCAGCCGTTCATCTTCGAAGTTCGTGTAGAGTATCTTCGTGCGCGGTACGTCACGGGCAAGCAACTCCGCGATTTTGCAGAACAGATACGACGTTTTGCCGCAGCGGCGCACCCCGACCAGAGTAACGATCTTTCCGCTATCAAGAGGGACATCCTTGCTGCGCCGATGCAGCGAAGGTAAGGAGGAGAGATGAAAATCCCGAATGATTCTCTTAAGAAGCTCTTTCTTCACAATAAAGACAATATACCTGATTTCTTCCTTTACTCAAAGAAGATTTACACCAAAACAGAGGGAGGTCTGCTACAAGTTTTCACTCCACTCCGCCAGCGCAGCCATGATCCGGCCGGCAGCCAGACCGTCGCCGTAGGGGTTGTGGGCACGGCTCATGGCTTCATAGGCATCAGCATCAGTGAGAAGCAGCGAGGCTTCATCAACAATCCGGTCGAAGCTCGTTCCCACTAGCCTCGCCGTACCGGCAGGGCGTGGATCACATCGCCGAGGGCGGATACTTTGACGATAAGGACTTTTAGCAGGCTGTTGAAATTGAAATAGAGAAAACGGCCTATCTGTGGTACTTTATCGCGCATAACGCTCTACAATTATTGAGGAAAGTTATGCGCGGTTTTGACAGCAATACAGAAGCACTCTTTACCTACGTAACACCTGAATCCTTTGTCCCGAAGGACCACCCGTTGCGGGCCATCCGTAAGATGGCCGACGAAGCGCTGGCAGGGATGGACAAGCTCTTTGATAGCATGTACGCCACAACCGGCCGCTCCTCAATCCCGCCGGAGAAGCTGCTCAAGGCCCAACTGCTGATGATCCTCTACTCCATCCGCAGCAACCGGCAGCTGGTGGAGCAGATCCATTACAACTTCCTGTTCCGCTGGTTTCTCGGCATGGGC contains:
- the rpmB gene encoding 50S ribosomal protein L28 encodes the protein MSRKCEICGKGPSFGNNVSHANNKTRTVWYPNLQKVKAIRNGSVQTIKVCTRCIRSGHVTKAL
- a CDS encoding RidA family protein, producing MKKIIATDKAPKAIGPYSQAVRAGGFLYLSGQIPLVPETGELVTGDIRVQTGQVMANIGAVLDEAGLGFDAIVKTTIFLTDLANFGVVNEVYGSRFAADPPARSTVEVKGLPRGAEVEIEVVAVV
- a CDS encoding RelA/SpoT family protein codes for the protein MIRLNDILDKVAAYNPAADLDLVRKAYVYCAKVHQGQTRLSGEPYLVHPMEVAGVLADLRLDAPTVVTGFLHDTIEDTLTTREELEQLFGVEVANLVDGVTKISKIHFKTKEESQAENFRKMLLAMANDIRVILVKLADRLHNMRTLQYQPEPKQRSISRETLDIYAPLANRLGISWIKSELEDLSFRYLEPQVYYDLASKVTKKKKERESFVEEVRTIIAAKLAEHELKGEVYGRSKHLFSIWKKMQNRNVDIDQIYDLIAIRVTVNDIRECYEVLGIIHSTWKPIPGRFKDYIAMPKGNMYQSLHTTVIGLHGERMEVQIRTSEMHRVAEAGIAAHWKYKEGKGYDEKEVKRFAWLRQLLEWQQELQDSHEFMNTVKVELFPEEVYVFTPRGDVKSFPKGSTPIDFAYTIHTDIGHRCVGAKVNGKLVPLKYELKNGDIVEVITSPHHTPSKDWLKIVRSSRARNKIRAWIKTEERIRSITLGREILEKEFRRYSLNLAKLQKTGELKRVAGEFGLITDDDILAAVGYGKLSYGQVLSKLIPEERLAERQEQKETRLGKVLGKLTGKSTSAIQIGGVEDVLVRFGKCCNPVPGDDVVGFITRGRGVTIHTADCPVALESDPERRIAVTWNRERKAALPVKIRVACHDQKGILANITLAITNCEANISSASIQSTVDKRGVNIFEVDVTDKDHLNRVMNNIMKVKGVINVERMKS
- the rpoZ gene encoding DNA-directed RNA polymerase subunit omega, encoding MARVTVEDCLEKVDNRFLLVMLASKRVKQLYKGSSSLIDNRGANKNVVLALREIAAGKVQFEITSRKSR
- the gmk gene encoding guanylate kinase is translated as MNREGVIFIISAPSGAGKTTLCKEIIDIFPTLRHSVSYTTRTPRPGEIHGKDYFFVSLEEFRRMVAADEFAEWAEVHGNCYGTAIRTLEESRASGIDIILDIDIQGARQLKERYQGGVYIFILPPSYEELRRRLNGRSSDSDEVISRRIGAAAGEIRESRWYDYIIVNDQFPRAVEELKSIVTAERCRASRVLEAVTEMFAIE
- a CDS encoding YicC/YloC family endoribonuclease, whose protein sequence is MIKSMTGYGKGVVETERGRTTVEIRSVNHRYGEITVKVPRTLLAFENEVRKTVGDRLKRGKIDVFVQREETVGGANLPMVNLPLAKAYRDVFEQMREELGLFSEPVTLPLILSQRDIMVASNEEVDEESLREELGRAVSGAVDALEAMRRREGETLLVDLLARRQSLSGLIERVAERAPAVVTEYAVRLRERLSQLLSGNSLDEARLAQEVAVMADRGDITEELVRFRSHLAQFDETVALAEPVGRKLDFLMQELNREVNTIGSKANDAGIAAVVVELKAELEKIREQVQNIE
- the galE gene encoding UDP-glucose 4-epimerase GalE, producing MTTHSENRVLVTGGAGYIGSHVVRQLSEAGFTVVVYDNLSTGFADALVHGEKLVVGDLSDTARLDALFVEHGFRTVLHFAASIVAPESVTLPLKYYSNNTRNTLNLLGACVKHGVERFVFSSTAAVYGMPENGTAAEESPAAPINPYGTSKLMSEWMLRDTAAAHGLKYVALRYFNVAGADPQARMGQRTPEATHLIKVCCQAALGLREKVSIYGTDYPTQDGTGIRDYIHVEDLASAHLAALRYLEGGGESTVVNVGYGRGASVREVVDIVRRVSGVAFVTEEAPRRPGDPAMLVAKAERVRALLGWVPRFNDLETIVADAWRWEQKLTQKR
- a CDS encoding NAD-dependent epimerase, whose amino-acid sequence is MRTVLVTGAAGFIGSHLATRLLKQGDRVIGLDNLNDYYDVGLKRDRLKLLEGTDGFRFVKGDLSDREAVERLFTAERFDVVVNLAAQAGVRYSLTNPHAYVESNLVGFVNILEGCRHHGVKHLVYASSSSVYGANTTMPFSIHHNVDHPVSLYAATKKANELMAHTYSSLYGLPTTGLRFFTVYGPWGRPDMALFLFTRAILEGRPIDVYNHGRMQRDFTYIDDIIEGVTRVMDCTPAPNPSWSGASPDPGTSCAPYRIYNIGNNSPVELMTFIETIERCLGTTAQKNLLPIQPGDVPATYADVDDLMRDVGFKPATSIEEGIGRFVAWYREYYKR
- the waaC gene encoding lipopolysaccharide heptosyltransferase I, coding for MGGSSLKVLIVKVSALGDVVHALPVLDYLRQAVPGVEIDWVVEEGNREILDGHPLLHAVHVVRTKAWRRHPFSAETRREVRGLREAFRAASYDIAFDLQGNFKSGLITWLSGARRRYGFDREGVRESLNLLFTTNQVPLRRQDHHVSCRSLRVVSVPFGKDYTGMAVSSDIFTSPADDAAAEALLATLSDGFALLFHNGTTWTTKLWHEEGWIELGRRTLERFPDATILLSWGNEGERTAAESIARGIGRNVRILPRLSLKGFCAILKKVDLVVGGDTGPIHLAAAVGTPTVSFYRATDGRRNGPGGEQHVLVQSPLSCHSCLRKECDRDAECRRSIAAGQVLAGIERLLSSSFPSSE
- a CDS encoding AbrB/MazE/SpoVT family DNA-binding domain-containing protein, with translation MLVQTDSRRRVTLPPSVGVNPGDALELEVLEDGRIILVPVEPIPRHQLWAWTSETKEVITSSLTDPRPSISVKSTKEAAAIAKRWAGED
- a CDS encoding ATP-binding protein, whose amino-acid sequence is MKKELLKRIIRDFHLSSLPSLHRRSKDVPLDSGKIVTLVGVRRCGKTSYLFCKIAELLARDVPRTKILYTNFEDERLDLQADELDLLLQAYRELYPDIRLEECYFFFDEIQNVEGWDVFVRRVYDTVTKNIFITGSNSRFLSSEIATSLRGRTVRYEVFPLSFREFLSFKGITPDLYSSRSIALVNHHLTDYLQHGGFPEVVDYDDGLRNRVLQEYFNVMIYRDLLERYQIRNLPALRFFLKRLIASATSQVSVNNIYNELKSAGFKAGKNQLYDFLEACQQIHLTLVLRKHTTSLVERELGEKKVYAIDNGLLKALSYRFSEDMGKFLEQTVFLELRRREKDVWFFKDKAECDFVVKDGFNVTEAIQVTVGLEDEKTRKRELRGLVACCHACGLKEGLIVTRDTAAFLEADGVKVTVVPLYQWLLAEEGGLTPRAVRT
- a CDS encoding UDP-N-acetylglucosamine 2-epimerase; the protein is MRPRRCDPRPAGTARLVGTSFDRIVDEASLLLTDADAYEAMSRAHNPYGDGLAAGRIMAALAEWSENL